A region of the Kribbella sp. NBC_01245 genome:
CGAGGGCCTTCCGAATACCGATCTCGCGGGTCCGTTCGGTGACGGTGACGAGCATGATGTTGGTGACGCCGATCCCGCCCACGATCAAGCTGATCGCCGCGACCGTGGCCAGCAGAGCCGTGAACGTCTCGGCCGTCTCCTCACTCGTCGCCAGGATCTGCGCCGAGTTCGTGATCCGGAACGGCGAGGCCGTCGTCGCGGTGACCTGGTGCCGGGCCGCCAGCAGTTGCGTGACCTCCGCCTGCGCCGCGTCGACCTTCGTTCGGTCGACCGCCTGGACGACGATCTGGCTCAGCGCGCCGTACCCGGCCTGGGTCGCCCGCAAGGTGCTGATCGGTACGACGACCACGCTGTTCGGATCGGAGAACCCGGTCGAGTCCTTGCTCGCGAGCACGCCCAGTACGACGTGGTCGACCGAGCCGAGCCGGATCGTCTGCCCGACTGCCTGCGCCGCACGGCCGAAGAGTTCGGTCGCGGCCGTCTGCCCGAGCAGCGCGACCCGGCGGCCGTCCTCGACGTCTTGCGCGGTGAACGAACTACCCAGCCCTACCGGCGTATTCGTCGCGGGCAGGTACTCCGGAGTGGTCCCCAGGATCTGGTTGACGGTGTAGCTGGTATCCCCGTTGGTCGCCGTACCGGAGCTGGTCATCACCGGCGCGACGGCGGCCACATCCGGGGCAAGCCTGGGATCGGCAAGCGCCTCGGCATCGGCCATCGTCAGGGAGTACTGCTGCGCCGACGGCCCGGCCTGGCCGCGGAAGAAGCCGCCACCACCTCCGCCGATGGTCGAGACCGTCAGCAGGTTCGTCCCCATGGCCTCGAGACGATCCTGTACGGCCTTACCCGAGCCGTTGCCGACGGCAACCAGCACGATGACGGCGCCGACCCCGATCGCCACGCCGAGTACGGTCAGCAGCGAGCGCAGTTTGTTGGCGGTCAGCCCACGCAGCGCGGAACTGACCAGATCGCGGATCGACATCAGCCGGTCACCTCGTCCCGCACGATCCGGCCATCGGCGACGACCACGACCCGGCGGGCCCGTTCGGCCACGTCGGCCTCGTGCGTGATGACCACGACGGTGCGCCCGCCCTGGTTCACCTGGTCGAACATGTCCAGTACGTCGGCGGTGGACCGGGCGTCGAGATTGCCCGTCGGCTCATCCGCGAGCAACAGCTTCGGGCCCGTCGCGAGAGCCCGCGCGATCGCCACGCGTTGCTGCTGGCCACCGGACAACTCGTTCGGCTTGTGCCTGGCGCGATCCGCGAGCCCGACCATGGCCAGCGCGCGCTCGGCCCGGCCGCGTCGTTCGGCCCGGCGCAGTCCGGCGTACGTGAGCGGCAGTTCGACGTTGGCCAGCGCGGTCGTACGTGGAATCAGGTTGAACGACTGGAAGACGAAACCGATCTTCCGGCCCCGGATCAACGCCTGCTGGTCGGCCGTCAAACTCGCCACGTCGGACCCGTCGAGCCGGTACTCGCCCCGGCTCGGTACGTCGAGGCAGCCCAGGATGTTCATCAGCGTCGACTTGCCCGAACCGGATGAGCCCATCACCGCGACGTACTCCCCGGTCCGCACCCTCAGGTTGATCCCGCGCAAGGCGTGCACGGCGGCCGGCCCGGCGCCGTACGTCTTGATCACCTCGCGTACGTCGATGACCGGAGGCGTTTCACCGGACACGGACGACGCCTCCGCCCGGCTGCTGCGGCAATTGCCCCTGCTGCCCGAGTTGGCCTTGCTGGCCCTGTCTGCCGCCTTGGCCGAGTTGGCCGGTTTGGCCGGTGCCGCCGCCGATGGCGCCTTGGATCAGCTCGACGCGGTCGGACTCGGTCAGGCCGGAGGTGACCTGGGTGAAGCTGTCGCCGCGTACGCCCAAGGTCACCTCGCGACTGCCGCCGCCGTCGGCCAGCGTGACCGTGTGCGTGGTGCCGGAGGTCGTGATGGCGGTCGTCGGGATGTAGAGCGCGTTCGCCGCCTTGGCCGTGACGACCGAGACCGTCGCGGTCTGGCCGATGCGCGCCTGGGCCGGCTTCTTCGCGAAGGTGAAGGTGGCCGCGTACGAGACGACGCCGTTCGTGGTCGTCGGAGTGGGCGACACCTCGGCCAGGGTGGCGGGGAGGTTGGTGTCGGGTGCGGCGTTGAGCACCACCGTCGCCGACTGCTTAGCCTTGATCTTGAGCGCGTCGGCCTCGGGGAAGGACGCCGTCACCACCAGGCTGGACAGATTCGCGATCTCCACGAAGCCGGTTGCGGCTGCGCTTTCGGTTGATCCCTGGGCAGTACTTCCCTGAGCCGTGCTGCCCTGAGAGCTGGACGCCTGAGAGCTCGACGCCTGGGAGCCGACCTCGCCGTTGACCGCGATGATCGTGCCGCCGATCGGCGCGCGCAGGGTGGTCGCCGCCACCGCGTCTTCGGCCGCCTCGACCGCCTGGTCGGCCTGCTCCTTGTCGGCGCGCGCCCGGGCGAGGCTGGCCGTCGCACTCGTCACGGATACGCCGCCTTGTTGGGCCTGCGCCTGGGTCTGGGTTGGCTGCGGGCTTGGCGTGGCCGTCGCCGCTGCCGCCTCGGCCTCCTCCTCGGCTTCCGCAGCCTCTTCGGCCTCGGCGAGCGTCTCCTCGGCGGCCGTGACGGAGTTGGCCGCCGCGATCTGGTTCTGCTGGGCGATGCGCAGTTCGCGCTGGGCCGGCGCCGGGTCGATCCGGGCGATCGCCGCGTTCTTGGCGACGACCTGCCCGACCTTCACCAGTACGGCGGTCACGGTGCCAGAGGTGGCGAACTGTGGCGAGGCCGTCTGCGAACTCTGCAACGTCCCGCTCGAGCTCACCGTCGATGTCACCTCCCCGCGAGCGACCTGCACGGCCGGGCGGACTGCTGCCGCCTGCGGTTCGGGCCGGAAGAAGATCAGATAAGCGGTGACAGCGATCGCGAGCAGGATCGCGACGAGTATCACGTTCACGGCGTTGAGGCCGCGGATACGCGAGCGAGGGAGAACCATGAGCGAAACTTAGGGATCCACCCTGAGGAAACGATCCCGACCACCTGGCAACCACCTGGCAATGTCACGTCCGGCGCATCCGCCGTGTCGTGCGGGTATGAACACCACCTATCGACAGGTCGTCCTCGGCCTCTCCATCCTGCTCGGCCTTTTCGTCGGCGGCTGGGCGGCCTTCTTCCCACGCGCGTTCTACGACGACTTCCCGGGCGCCACGCTGGCCTGGGTCTCGGTCGACGTGGTGGGCAATGTCGTATCCCTGAGCGTGAGTCTCGCGTTCGGCATCATCCTGCTGCTGCCGTACCGCACCCCATCCCCGGCCGCGGCTGGCGAGAAGGTGGCGCGATGAGAGTCGCGGTCGCGGGTGGCACCGGCGTGGTCGGGCGGTACGTCGTACGGGCGCTGGCCGATCGTGGGCACGAGACGGTCACGATGTCGCGGTCGACGGGCGTGGACGTCTACACCGGCGACGGCCTCGATCGGGCGTTGACGGGCGTCGACGCGGTCATCGATGTGGCGAGCGTCCAGACGATGAGGCGGAAGGTGGCGGTCGACTTCTTCGGTACGACGACGGCCAACCTGCTCCGCGCCGAGCGGGAAGCCGATGTCGGGCATCACGTGTTGCTGTCGATCGTCGGGATCGACGACATGCCGTCCGGGTACTACGCGGGCAAAGTCGCGCAGGAGACCTTGGTCACGGCCGGAGAGGTCCCGTGGAGCATCGTCCGGGCGACGCAGTTCCACGAATTCCTGGCGCAGCTGCTGCGACGCGCCCGAGTCGGTCCGGTCGCGCTGATCCCGCGCCTCAAGGTCGAGACCGTCGCCGCGCGCGAAGTCGCCGAAGTCCTGGTCGACCTCGTCGAGGCGGGCCCGTCCGGCCGAACGCCCGATCTCGGTGGGCCACAGGTGGCCCGGTTGGACCAATTGGCCAAGACCTATTTGCGTACGACGGGTCAGCGCACGCCTCTCGTCGGCGTACCGATGCCTGGTCGTTTCGGGGCGCTGGTGACCGGCCCCGGCAGCCGCCACGGGCGGATCACGTTCGACGAGTGGCTGCTCGGGGACGGACGTGACGTATTCGGTGGATGATGTTCCGAACCTCCTGCGGACGAGTCGCGTCTACCTCTTCGGGACCCGGCACAGTCAATGACCGTGCGTGACAGTTCCGTAACACCGGATGACGGCTGGATGACAACGAAGGTCCGCGATCGGGTGTCGGAGGCCGTCAGGTGCATGGCGGGTCCGTGAGCATGCGAAAATGGGAATCATCCGGGCCGACCGACCGTTGACCCGGATGACGAACTCGGAGGTTTGACATGTCTAATCGCGTACTGCGTGGTTCGGGGCTGGGTGGGGTCAGCTTCGAGGATGACCGTGGCGTGGAATTCGCGCCGCGGCAGATGATCAGCTACGACTGCCCTCGCGGTCACGTGGTCGAGGTCACCATGGCGCACGATGCCGAGGTGCCCGCGGTCTGGGAGTGCCCGCACTGCGGTAGCGAGGCCGCCCGCTCGACCGGCGAGAAGCCCGAGCCCAAGCAGGAGAAGCCGGCGCGTACGCACTGGGACATGCTGCGCGAGCGTCGCAGCATCTCGGAGCTGGAGGAGCTGCTCGCCGAGCGGGTCCAGCTGCTCCGCGCGGGTGAGATCGGCCCGGCGCACCTGCACCGCGCTACCCGCTCCAAGAAGACCGCCTGACCAACACCGGCCGCAGTTAGGCCAACCCGAACCACCGAAGGGCCGTTTCCGCATCCGCGGGAACGGCCTTTCACCTTTGGCGGTGTGGGCGCTTTGCCTAGTGAGTTGTCCGGGCGATCGCGGCGAGTTGGAGTTTGGTCTCGTCGGCGCTGCCGGGTACGGCGGTCATGATCACGATCTTGAGCTCGGAGTCGCCGTCGGTCAGCACGTCGCAGTCCACCTCGACCGGTCCCACCGAGGGGTGCTCGATCGTTTTATGGTCCTCGCGGTGAGCGGCGACCGTACCGCTCGCCCATAGTTCGGCGAACCGCTGGTTGCCGCTCAATGCTCGGATCAGCTCGGCCAGGCGTTTGTCGTCAGGGAAGCGGCCGGTCGCGCGGCGCAGGTCGGACACGACAACGGCGTCGGTTGCGTCCCTGTCCTCTTCGATGACTGGCCATGGTGACAGCTGACCAGTACTGGCACCCACCGGGAACCTGTCGCGGGCGAAATTGCGCAGGTGCGGTGCCGACGAAGACGGATCGCCCAGCAGCGCGGCCCAACTGCGGTTCCACCAGATCAGCTGCCAATCCGCTGCGAACACGCCGACCGCGACGTCCCCGAGCCGGGTGAGCACACGCTGAACGCCGGGTGGGATGTGGCAGGAGATCGCGCCGTCCGCCGGCGGGACGAGGTGGGCCAGCCGGTACAGGTGATCCCGCTCGGCGATCGTCAGCTGCAGCGCACGCGCAAGCGACGCGACCACCTGTGCCGAGGGCGTCGTGGCTCG
Encoded here:
- a CDS encoding efflux RND transporter periplasmic adaptor subunit; protein product: MVLPRSRIRGLNAVNVILVAILLAIAVTAYLIFFRPEPQAAAVRPAVQVARGEVTSTVSSSGTLQSSQTASPQFATSGTVTAVLVKVGQVVAKNAAIARIDPAPAQRELRIAQQNQIAAANSVTAAEETLAEAEEAAEAEEEAEAAAATATPSPQPTQTQAQAQQGGVSVTSATASLARARADKEQADQAVEAAEDAVAATTLRAPIGGTIIAVNGEVGSQASSSQASSSQGSTAQGSTAQGSTESAAATGFVEIANLSSLVVTASFPEADALKIKAKQSATVVLNAAPDTNLPATLAEVSPTPTTTNGVVSYAATFTFAKKPAQARIGQTATVSVVTAKAANALYIPTTAITTSGTTHTVTLADGGGSREVTLGVRGDSFTQVTSGLTESDRVELIQGAIGGGTGQTGQLGQGGRQGQQGQLGQQGQLPQQPGGGVVRVR
- a CDS encoding helix-turn-helix transcriptional regulator, with product MTTTSGTGLGAMIRTWRDRLPPSAAALPVGQARRAIGLRREELAELAGVSVDYVVRLEQGRATTPSAQVVASLARALQLTIAERDHLYRLAHLVPPADGAISCHIPPGVQRVLTRLGDVAVGVFAADWQLIWWNRSWAALLGDPSSSAPHLRNFARDRFPVGASTGQLSPWPVIEEDRDATDAVVVSDLRRATGRFPDDKRLAELIRALSGNQRFAELWASGTVAAHREDHKTIEHPSVGPVEVDCDVLTDGDSELKIVIMTAVPGSADETKLQLAAIARTTH
- a CDS encoding SDR family oxidoreductase, which gives rise to MRVAVAGGTGVVGRYVVRALADRGHETVTMSRSTGVDVYTGDGLDRALTGVDAVIDVASVQTMRRKVAVDFFGTTTANLLRAEREADVGHHVLLSIVGIDDMPSGYYAGKVAQETLVTAGEVPWSIVRATQFHEFLAQLLRRARVGPVALIPRLKVETVAAREVAEVLVDLVEAGPSGRTPDLGGPQVARLDQLAKTYLRTTGQRTPLVGVPMPGRFGALVTGPGSRHGRITFDEWLLGDGRDVFGG
- a CDS encoding ABC transporter permease is translated as MSIRDLVSSALRGLTANKLRSLLTVLGVAIGVGAVIVLVAVGNGSGKAVQDRLEAMGTNLLTVSTIGGGGGGFFRGQAGPSAQQYSLTMADAEALADPRLAPDVAAVAPVMTSSGTATNGDTSYTVNQILGTTPEYLPATNTPVGLGSSFTAQDVEDGRRVALLGQTAATELFGRAAQAVGQTIRLGSVDHVVLGVLASKDSTGFSDPNSVVVVPISTLRATQAGYGALSQIVVQAVDRTKVDAAQAEVTQLLAARHQVTATTASPFRITNSAQILATSEETAETFTALLATVAAISLIVGGIGVTNIMLVTVTERTREIGIRKALGAPRRVILSQFLLEATLLSLLGGAVGVGAALIVSRFELAGVQPVLVPSSIALAFGVSAAVGLFFGSMPAHRAAGLRPIEALRHE
- a CDS encoding RNA polymerase-binding protein RbpA; translation: MSNRVLRGSGLGGVSFEDDRGVEFAPRQMISYDCPRGHVVEVTMAHDAEVPAVWECPHCGSEAARSTGEKPEPKQEKPARTHWDMLRERRSISELEELLAERVQLLRAGEIGPAHLHRATRSKKTA
- a CDS encoding ABC transporter ATP-binding protein — protein: MSGETPPVIDVREVIKTYGAGPAAVHALRGINLRVRTGEYVAVMGSSGSGKSTLMNILGCLDVPSRGEYRLDGSDVASLTADQQALIRGRKIGFVFQSFNLIPRTTALANVELPLTYAGLRRAERRGRAERALAMVGLADRARHKPNELSGGQQQRVAIARALATGPKLLLADEPTGNLDARSTADVLDMFDQVNQGGRTVVVITHEADVAERARRVVVVADGRIVRDEVTG